gatcCGTGATCTTTAGAATAAGCCATGTAATGATctgtggtcttttttttttattcctcagaCATCAACCTGGCTGGAGAACCCAAACCACACAGGTCAAAAACCACTAAACGCTCCGCTGGAGACATGTACAGGTCACTCGGCATGATAATATACATACATTGTCACTGCTGGTACACCACAGAGCTAAAACCCACCCGACACGAACCGCCAGACTTTAGccaaaaatacatataatatagaaatatatagaaataaacACTGTCACATCATCATATTTCCTTCCtgacacttttttattgttcttcCTGAACAGCAGTTCCTCATTTGACCTCGACTACGACTTTCAGAGAGATTATTATGACAGGTGAGTTAAATGTCTCCTGGtttgaacagaaaacacaacgaTGACATCAATATGAAATTACCGatttttgttgtctttgatcCCAGAATGTATTCGTACCCGTCCCGTGTCcccgctcctcctccccctttGTCGCGGGCTGTGATCCCGTCCAAGCGCCCGCGGGTCAGCCTCAGCGGAGGAAGCAGCCGGCGAACCaagagcagcttctcctcctcctccaagaGCAGCCAGAGGATTTCTTCATCCAGAGCAAGTGAGTGTTTCACTGCTTCCTGCAACATTATCCACAGCTTCATTAATCACTTGATGGAAAATGGGGAGGTCAGCTGCCGTAACTGGAAGCTACTTCACAGCTGTACTTatagagatttatttttctcatttctctgaAGTGAAAGTGGATGAGCTGCAGACCATCAAGCGGGAGCTGACCCAAATCAAAAGCAAAGTGGACGACCTGCTGGAGAGCCTGGAGCGCATGGAGAAGGACCACAGCAAGAAGTCAGGTACGTgggaaactgttttttaatggttttgtcTGACCCCTGCtggatatattatatatcaaaaatgtttttattttctaaaatgaagTTAAAAGTACTTAACCAGGTATTGTGTAAAGTAAAGATTGCAGTACAGAAAGATCTGTCCTATTTCATATTGATGTAATAGTGAGACAATCACCAGATCAACAAAGGCGGCTGCTTCTTCTTAGAacttaatttaatataataaaagatcATTTCTGAAAGTGTCTCCCTGTTTGGCAGAAGCTAAGAGCATGAAACCTGAGCCAGGAGAAGTGACTTCACCACCTCACTCGAGCAGCAAGAAGGAGGACGGgctgaagagggagagagagtgccAGGATATGAACGACTcggatgaggaggaagatgatgaggaCGAGGATGCCGAcatgctggaggaggaagaggtgagacCCCATCCAGTTTCCACACAAATTGCAGATGCTGGCAGCCTCAGGTTTCATGGCTCCTCGTTGCTCACACATTACAGATAAGAGTCTCTCAGGGTTTTAATGTCAAACTCACTGCAGGAAGGAATGATCTCATGTTGCAAATGGAAGTTGCTAAATTTGGTAAAACGAGTTCTGACCTGGCTGTTCATTACATTTGTGTTGCGTCaaaggttttagttttaaatgtgtaaatgcaaTTGACAAGCACTTAAGTCTCCTTGGGAACTTTTAACTTAACCCAaataatcaaaaacaacaaacatggacAAATACAGAGCATTGTTGccatatatgaaaataataataaaaaaccttACAGACAAcaaaatcagtttgtttcatccGGTTAAAACCCTCAATCTTTTCCATGAAGCGTTGATAGTTCTTTAATAATATAAAGAGAGACATGTTTTTGGAGTAATCTTGAAGCTTAAAATGCGATTAACTCTTGTTTGACACATTGTGCAGGCGAAgagggatgatgatgatgaagacgacgaggaagaggaaggcgAGCATGTGGAAGGTGACGATGATGGTGACAGTATCAACGGCGAAGACGACTCGTAGGCGACGAGTGGACGCCGACACGTGGAGCGCTACACGGCTTCCAATAGGAACTCGGACTCTGTTTTAACACTCATTGTAGATACAAAAGGCAAATGTgtactcacacaaacacacacacacaagcatggtGCACACGCGATGTTGTCCCATTGTCCCTGAAACTGActtattcttttctttgttaCTTTCACCAGTTGTCCACGTTCACCGTCACAGGAATAGCTAGCTGTAGTTtttggtttttgtgtttttactgagtCGTTACTTGTCTTCAGGCGAAGGCAGAAAAATGGACACCTAATGTTCTCAGAGACGACAGCTCGACGGACATGTCTTAATGCAAGGCCCCAAATTCAGCTGCGAAATACGATTTTTAGGTTCAATGTATTTTTCCTCATCGGTGAGTTTGTTTGACCTCGTGTGTCTGTATGTTAATGTCAGTTTTTTATACTATTCCGTTTATGTTTAACTGTAAAGAAATAAATtgcaataaaatattaaaagtggTTGTGTGctaaatgtctgtttttttttccataaactTTATTGTTGATTTCTAAGGGGGTGAAAAagtttgtctttaaaaatgaaaatgactaAACTGCATTTTGTACTTATTcacctttattaaaaaaacaatttaaatgaggattgaaaacatttaatcagAATTCAGAGTCCACTTATGAAATCAGAAACTTTTCATCAAGTTTGGTTGGTGGAACTGAGAAATGCACTGTTTTACAGTAGTTTAGTTTCCATAGTTACAGAAGAAAATTGTGAGAATCAAGCTTCTAATAATATTCACACAGAGTCCTCACGGGTCCTGAGTTGTGGACCTGGCAATTTTCAAAAAGGCCTGATCCTAAATGAGGGCGAGCACAAACGGCAGCATAATAATGGTGTCTTCAgagtaaatgttaaaattataaaaactaataaatctATAcgcattaaaaacattattttataaattagtCATTTTTCCACCACCAACAAAACTTTCCAAAGTCACGGGTAGGAAATTAAAGAATGATTTGGTCACAAATGCCTTCAGCTACCTTCTGtattatcatttgtttttactgcagcTAAAACTCAAACTTTCACAGGTGCAAAACGTAAGACGATAAGTTAAGTTGAACATTTATACAGTTGAACACTCCTCTGTGCGTTGAACCTGCACAAATGTCTTCAGGCCACAAGCTTCCTCTGGACTCAAGCTCTGTGTGTGAAGGACAGTGCGACGACGCtcagcaggagaagcagagctgccggagaaagagaggagacgtCAGTCAGTGAATGTTTGTTCGTTAAACTTATCTCTCCTGTTCTTTGAGTCGAGCTCAGTTCAGAAAAGTCTTTAGAAATCATCACAACATCTTAAACAAATCTTCTCATTCATCTTCCCGTGGTTTAAAGACCTGAAGATTGTTTTTTGACTTTGAGAAATATCTGAGGTTAGTCACTGATTGTTCTTTGTGTTGCTCAGCATTAACAGGTACACCTCGTTctattgtgtgttgttttgcattgtgttgctgtggaaGCAGAAACTGATGAACTAACCCTTTAAGATTCAAATTAGACcgagtttaaagctgctatgTGTAAGGTTTTTCTCAGGTGGTGATGATGGGGGATTTTCGGTTGTAGTTGTGATTATGATTGTGAAgtcagttgtgttgtgtttgtgaacatgtttccGGTGGATTGTTGGTTGTTTACCATATGAGTGGAGAACGCTACTGGCTCCTGCTGTTGTTGGtgtggtggtggcggtggtggtgggggcgggggtggtggtggcggtgggggcgggggtggtggtggcggtggtggtgggggcgGGGGTGGTGGGGGCAGGGGTGGTGGCGGGGGCGGTGGCCATCGGGTCTGCCAGGTTCAGAAGGCCGCTCTTCTTGGCGGTCTTGAACGCACCGAGTGTGTCTGAAGAATCAAACCAAGCgtgagaacatgcaaacaggaGCAACCATTTCATTCATGTTATTGTACAACTAACAACGAAATACAATGTGAATCAATGATTATATTGttggtttattgtttttttatccctggaaaatgaaaactgtaaatgatttgtgtcaaatgtttgtatttcaatAGAAAAAAACTGAGTAAAGATGATTTCTACTCAATCTGTTGATAATAACAAATGGGActcaaatgatttaaaacaatctgTGTGTCCACTCACCTCCAACAACAGTACCGGACCCCAGAAGGATCTGGAAGCTGCTGTCCGAGCTCCTGGTGCTGGTGGCGTTCACACTGAGGACTGTAAACTCGCACTGGATCAGGGTGCCGTTCACCACACCTCGGATTTCTGTCACTCGCTGAAAAGGCAAAGTGACATCAAAGTAAGATGAG
Above is a window of Hippoglossus hippoglossus isolate fHipHip1 chromosome 17, fHipHip1.pri, whole genome shotgun sequence DNA encoding:
- the LOC117778818 gene encoding heterogeneous nuclear ribonucleoproteins C1/C2 isoform X3, which encodes MDRSPTTSSLMASSNVTNKTDQRSLNSRVFIGNLNTLLVTKGDVEAIFTKYGKIVGCSVHKGYAFVQFSNERNARAAVTGEDGRMIVGQVLDINLAGEPKPHRSKTTKRSAGDMYSSSFDLDYDFQRDYYDRMYSYPSRVPAPPPPLSRAVIPSKRPRVSLSGGSSRRTKSSFSSSSKSSQRISSSRAKVKVDELQTIKRELTQIKSKVDDLLESLERMEKDHSKKSAKSMKPEPGEVTSPPHSSSKKEDGLKRERECQDMNDSDEEEDDEDEDADMLEEEEAKRDDDDEDDEEEEGEHVEGDDDGDSINGEDDS
- the LOC117778818 gene encoding heterogeneous nuclear ribonucleoproteins C1/C2 isoform X4 — protein: MDRSPTTSSLMASSNVTNKTDQRSLNSRVFIGNLNTLLVTKGDVEAIFTKYGKIVGCSVHKGYAFVQFSNERNARAAVTGEDGRMIVGQVLDINLAGEPKPHRSKTTKRSAGDMYSSSFDLDYDFQRDYYDRMYSYPSRVPAPPPPLSRAVIPSKRPRVSLSGGSSRRTKSSFSSSSKSSQRISSSRAMKVDELQTIKRELTQIKSKVDDLLESLERMEKDHSKKSAKSMKPEPGEVTSPPHSSSKKEDGLKRERECQDMNDSDEEEDDEDEDADMLEEEEAKRDDDDEDDEEEEGEHVEGDDDGDSINGEDDS
- the LOC117778818 gene encoding heterogeneous nuclear ribonucleoproteins C1/C2 isoform X8, whose translation is MDRSPTTSSLMASSNVTNKTDQRSLNSRVFIGNLNTLLVTKGDVEAIFTKYGKIVGCSVHKGYAFVQFSNERNARAAVTGEDGRMIVGQVLDINLAGEPKPHSSSFDLDYDFQRDYYDRMYSYPSRVPAPPPPLSRAVIPSKRPRVSLSGGSSRRTKSSFSSSSKSSQRISSSRAKVKVDELQTIKRELTQIKSKVDDLLESLERMEKDHSKKSAKSMKPEPGEVTSPPHSSSKKEDGLKRERECQDMNDSDEEEDDEDEDADMLEEEEAKRDDDDEDDEEEEGEHVEGDDDGDSINGEDDS
- the LOC117778818 gene encoding heterogeneous nuclear ribonucleoproteins C1/C2 isoform X7, which translates into the protein MDRSPTTSSLMASSNVTNKTDQRSLNSRVFIGNLNTLLVTKGDVEAIFTKYGKIVGCSVHKGYAFVQFSNERNARAAVTGEDGRMIVGQVLDINLAGEPKPHSSSSFDLDYDFQRDYYDRMYSYPSRVPAPPPPLSRAVIPSKRPRVSLSGGSSRRTKSSFSSSSKSSQRISSSRAMKVDELQTIKRELTQIKSKVDDLLESLERMEKDHSKKSAKSMKPEPGEVTSPPHSSSKKEDGLKRERECQDMNDSDEEEDDEDEDADMLEEEEAKRDDDDEDDEEEEGEHVEGDDDGDSINGEDDS
- the LOC117778818 gene encoding heterogeneous nuclear ribonucleoproteins C1/C2 isoform X5 codes for the protein MASSNVTNKTDQRSLNSRVFIGNLNTLLVTKGDVEAIFTKYGKIVGCSVHKGYAFVQFSNERNARAAVTGEDGRMIVGQVLDINLAGEPKPHRSKTTKRSAGDMYSSSSFDLDYDFQRDYYDRMYSYPSRVPAPPPPLSRAVIPSKRPRVSLSGGSSRRTKSSFSSSSKSSQRISSSRAKVKVDELQTIKRELTQIKSKVDDLLESLERMEKDHSKKSAKSMKPEPGEVTSPPHSSSKKEDGLKRERECQDMNDSDEEEDDEDEDADMLEEEEAKRDDDDEDDEEEEGEHVEGDDDGDSINGEDDS
- the LOC117778818 gene encoding heterogeneous nuclear ribonucleoproteins C1/C2 isoform X6, with protein sequence MDRSPTTSSLMASSNVTNKTDQRSLNSRVFIGNLNTLLVTKGDVEAIFTKYGKIVGCSVHKGYAFVQFSNERNARAAVTGEDGRMIVGQVLDINLAGEPKPHSSSSFDLDYDFQRDYYDRMYSYPSRVPAPPPPLSRAVIPSKRPRVSLSGGSSRRTKSSFSSSSKSSQRISSSRAKVKVDELQTIKRELTQIKSKVDDLLESLERMEKDHSKKSAKSMKPEPGEVTSPPHSSSKKEDGLKRERECQDMNDSDEEEDDEDEDADMLEEEEAKRDDDDEDDEEEEGEHVEGDDDGDSINGEDDS
- the LOC117778818 gene encoding heterogeneous nuclear ribonucleoproteins C1/C2 isoform X2 — its product is MDRSPTTSSLMASSNVTNKTDQRSLNSRVFIGNLNTLLVTKGDVEAIFTKYGKIVGCSVHKGYAFVQFSNERNARAAVTGEDGRMIVGQVLDINLAGEPKPHRSKTTKRSAGDMYSSSSFDLDYDFQRDYYDRMYSYPSRVPAPPPPLSRAVIPSKRPRVSLSGGSSRRTKSSFSSSSKSSQRISSSRAMKVDELQTIKRELTQIKSKVDDLLESLERMEKDHSKKSAKSMKPEPGEVTSPPHSSSKKEDGLKRERECQDMNDSDEEEDDEDEDADMLEEEEAKRDDDDEDDEEEEGEHVEGDDDGDSINGEDDS
- the LOC117778818 gene encoding heterogeneous nuclear ribonucleoproteins C1/C2 isoform X1, producing the protein MDRSPTTSSLMASSNVTNKTDQRSLNSRVFIGNLNTLLVTKGDVEAIFTKYGKIVGCSVHKGYAFVQFSNERNARAAVTGEDGRMIVGQVLDINLAGEPKPHRSKTTKRSAGDMYSSSSFDLDYDFQRDYYDRMYSYPSRVPAPPPPLSRAVIPSKRPRVSLSGGSSRRTKSSFSSSSKSSQRISSSRAKVKVDELQTIKRELTQIKSKVDDLLESLERMEKDHSKKSAKSMKPEPGEVTSPPHSSSKKEDGLKRERECQDMNDSDEEEDDEDEDADMLEEEEAKRDDDDEDDEEEEGEHVEGDDDGDSINGEDDS